From Candidatus Poribacteria bacterium, the proteins below share one genomic window:
- a CDS encoding DUF1552 domain-containing protein, with amino-acid sequence MSTSKQLSRRTFLRGLGVSVALPWLEVMGPLTSWANAPASGVAHQTAPNRMAFLYVPNGKIMEDWIPSQIGADYGLPEILKPLESVKDKMLVLSGLTADKARHNGDGGGDHARAMSAFLTGAQPRKTDGANIQAGISVDQAAAMRIGNRTRLPSLELGIDPGRRSGNCDSGYSCVYSSSLSWRSATQPLPNEINPKAAFERLFSSLPDTQREARDQQRKSILDFVRQDSKDLLHRVSGNDVRKLDEYFSSIRDIEVRIASAEKFPPIESPDYTVPEEIPADYQEHLRLMMDLMVLAFQADVTRVTTFVLANEGSNKPYPFVDVPDGHHYLSHHGGDEEKIEKIKRIDIFHSQQLAYFLEKFDATPEGEGSLLEHSMILYGSGNADGNRHSHHDLPILLAGNGCGTIKSGRHIRYPKETPLNNLWLSMLNRMDVDLAQLGDSTGSLQGLA; translated from the coding sequence ATGAGCACTTCAAAACAACTTTCACGTCGAACATTTTTACGCGGTTTGGGAGTGAGTGTCGCACTACCGTGGCTGGAAGTGATGGGACCCCTTACATCGTGGGCAAACGCTCCCGCGAGTGGGGTGGCACACCAGACGGCTCCGAATCGGATGGCGTTCCTTTACGTGCCTAACGGAAAGATTATGGAGGACTGGATACCAAGTCAAATAGGTGCTGACTACGGACTCCCAGAAATCCTGAAACCGTTAGAAAGTGTAAAGGACAAAATGTTGGTACTAAGCGGTCTAACGGCTGATAAAGCGCGCCACAACGGCGATGGCGGTGGCGATCACGCGCGGGCAATGTCGGCGTTCCTCACTGGCGCCCAACCCCGTAAGACGGATGGCGCCAACATTCAGGCGGGAATTTCAGTCGATCAGGCAGCCGCTATGCGTATCGGAAACCGAACCCGCTTGCCTTCCTTAGAACTCGGAATTGATCCGGGGAGAAGGTCCGGAAATTGCGACTCCGGTTACAGCTGTGTCTATTCATCATCTCTCTCGTGGCGTTCTGCTACACAGCCGCTTCCCAATGAAATCAACCCAAAAGCCGCTTTTGAACGACTGTTCTCCTCTTTACCCGACACACAACGAGAAGCACGCGATCAACAACGAAAAAGTATTCTCGATTTTGTAAGACAGGACTCAAAAGATTTACTTCATCGGGTCAGCGGGAACGATGTCCGGAAACTCGATGAGTATTTCTCCTCTATCCGTGATATTGAAGTGAGAATCGCATCGGCTGAAAAGTTTCCACCGATCGAGAGCCCGGACTATACCGTGCCCGAGGAAATTCCAGCAGACTACCAAGAACATCTGCGTCTGATGATGGACCTCATGGTACTCGCATTCCAGGCGGATGTAACCCGCGTTACGACCTTCGTCCTCGCAAATGAAGGAAGCAATAAACCCTATCCCTTCGTTGATGTTCCAGATGGACACCACTACCTGTCACATCACGGGGGTGATGAAGAGAAGATAGAAAAAATCAAACGCATTGATATTTTTCATTCTCAACAGTTGGCATACTTCTTGGAAAAATTCGACGCTACCCCTGAAGGAGAGGGTTCGCTCTTGGAGCATTCGATGATTCTGTACGGTAGCGGGAATGCAGATGGCAACCGACACAGTCACCACGATCTCCCGATTCTACTCGCTGGAAACGGTTGTGGCACGATCAAAAGTGGTCGTCATATCCGTTATCCGAAAGAGACGCCGCTTAACAATCTCTGGCTATCCATGCTCAATCGGATGGATGTGGATCTTGCCCAATTAGGCGATAGTACTGGTAGTTTACAGGGACTCGCTTAG
- a CDS encoding glyoxalase has product MLAVKELGHVGLYCTDVQKSQDFYTRILGLTVTDAHPEGHIIFLSAQPESEHHELALCPGRDVAPGAKVVQQVSFIVEDIADLKQFYALLKSEEVRIRSVVNHGISLAIYFYDPDENVVEVYAKTPYKVPQPFSEDVDLDLDDEELMRIAETGSPAEDTD; this is encoded by the coding sequence ATGTTAGCCGTTAAGGAACTTGGTCATGTCGGACTCTACTGCACGGATGTCCAAAAGTCCCAAGATTTCTATACCCGCATTCTTGGTCTCACCGTTACCGACGCACATCCAGAAGGACATATTATTTTTCTCAGTGCGCAACCAGAGTCGGAACACCATGAACTCGCCTTGTGTCCCGGCAGGGATGTCGCACCAGGTGCAAAAGTTGTGCAACAGGTCTCTTTCATTGTTGAAGATATCGCGGATTTAAAACAGTTCTACGCGCTTCTGAAGTCGGAGGAAGTAAGAATTCGGAGTGTGGTGAATCACGGAATTTCCCTGGCAATTTACTTTTACGACCCCGACGAGAATGTCGTTGAGGTATACGCAAAGACGCCATACAAGGTTCCACAGCCCTTCTCTGAGGACGTAGACCTTGACTTGGACGATGAAGAATTGATGCGGATTGCTGAGACTGGATCGCCTGCTGAAGATACCGATTAG
- a CDS encoding glutathione S-transferase has protein sequence MNDLDIADCINKTCPWSGEPVQADSLTEYDGHVVGFCNPGCRDQFETAVRHFEEAKSAKASR, from the coding sequence CTGAACGACCTCGACATCGCCGACTGCATCAACAAGACCTGCCCTTGGTCGGGTGAGCCAGTACAAGCCGATTCGCTGACCGAGTACGACGGCCACGTCGTTGGATTCTGCAACCCCGGATGCCGCGATCAGTTTGAAACGGCGGTCCGCCATTTCGAGGAAGCAAAGTCGGCGAAAGCGAGCCGATAG
- a CDS encoding Uma2 family endonuclease, translating into METLKDFEFKQRKYMPVFPKASGKPTIYIEGYPCEDDEPMAATGFHAEQISNFFDQLYRYFAINPHIYVGIDNFIYYREGDLTKFVAPDVYVVLGVDKFPQRRSFYTWSEGAVPAAVFEFLSDSTANQDRNEKVQLYLMDMGVPEYFIHQPEMKKPAEFRGWRRSPLGGISEILPDVQGGLFSETLNLLFRWENLLPNEVRLLRPYLPDDTPITTSMEEEHLRIEEQRLRTEAEARAAEETERRKALEAELERLRAQLGPR; encoded by the coding sequence ATGGAGACTCTAAAAGACTTTGAATTCAAGCAAAGAAAGTATATGCCTGTCTTTCCAAAAGCGAGTGGGAAACCGACTATCTACATTGAAGGATACCCCTGCGAGGACGATGAACCTATGGCTGCCACGGGATTCCACGCGGAACAGATTTCTAACTTTTTTGACCAACTCTACCGATATTTTGCAATCAATCCGCACATCTATGTTGGCATTGACAATTTCATCTACTACCGTGAAGGCGACCTGACAAAATTCGTCGCTCCAGATGTTTATGTTGTTTTAGGGGTTGATAAATTTCCGCAACGGCGTAGTTTTTACACTTGGTCCGAAGGTGCTGTTCCCGCCGCGGTTTTCGAATTCCTTTCGGATTCAACTGCGAATCAAGACCGGAACGAGAAAGTGCAACTGTATTTGATGGATATGGGCGTTCCAGAATACTTCATCCATCAGCCTGAAATGAAGAAGCCCGCGGAGTTCCGAGGGTGGCGGCGAAGTCCATTGGGTGGCATTAGCGAAATCCTACCGGACGTGCAAGGGGGTTTGTTCAGCGAGACGTTAAACCTCTTGTTTCGCTGGGAAAATCTCCTGCCTAACGAGGTGCGACTTTTACGCCCGTATCTGCCGGACGACACCCCGATCACGACTTCTATGGAAGAGGAACATCTAAGAATCGAGGAGCAGCGTCTGAGAACGGAAGCCGAAGCGCGTGCTGCAGAAGAAACGGAACGACGGAAGGCTTTAGAGGCTGAGTTAGAGCGCCTTCGGGCACAACTCGGTCCCCGATAG